The proteins below come from a single Zea mays cultivar B73 chromosome 8, Zm-B73-REFERENCE-NAM-5.0, whole genome shotgun sequence genomic window:
- the LOC100273227 gene encoding uncharacterized protein LOC100273227 produces the protein MASHHSEPLDPADADDPSDNNPELPCPSYHIVTKPGQLPVEFLEPSAAQKLVIGFDCEGVDLCRNGALCIMQLAFPDAVYLVDAIEGGKELIQACKPALESDHITKVIHDCKRDSEALYFQFGIKLHNVMDTQIAYSLIEEQEQEGKKMTSDDYNYISFVSLLADKRYCGILYPEKEEVRTLLRQDPNFWTIRPLSDMMVRAATDDVRFLLSIYAKMMEKLSKVSLWRLAVRSELYCRCFCLSDNQFADWSPLPPVPDDIEADVYVPEADILSVLDVPPGKMGRVIGRKGSTIMAVKECCKVEIHIGGAKGPPDRVFIIGPEKEVRKAEAIFRGRMLEF, from the exons ATGGCCTCCCACCATTCCGAGCCCCTCGACCCCGCCGACGCTGACGACCCCTCAG ATAACAACCCAGAATTACCATGCCCCTCCTATCATATCGTTACCAAACCTGGTCAACTCCCAGTCGAGTTTCTTGAACCCTCAGCTGCCCAGAAGTTGGTAATTGGATTTGACTGTGAAGGTGTTGATCTCTGCCGCAATGGTGCTCTCTGTATTATGCAG CTTGCATTCCCTGATGCTGTTTACCTAGTTGATGCTATTGAGGGTGGAAAAGAACTTATTCAAGCTTGTAAGCCCGCACTTGAGTCTGATCATATCACCAAAGTTATTCATGATTGTAAAAGGGACAGTGAG GCTTTGTATTTTCAGTTTGGCATAAAACTGCATAATGTGATGGATACACAG ATTGCTTATTCTCTGATAGAAGAGCAGGAGCAGGAAGGAAAAAAGATGACATCTGATGATTACAATTACATATCTTTTGTCAGCCTTCTTGCTGATAAACGATACTGTG GCATACTATATCCTGAAAAGGAAGAAGTCCGTACCCTTCTAAGGCAG GACCCTAACTTTTGGACAATTAGGCCCTTGTCTGATATGATGGTTCGAGCTGCCACAGATGATGTCCGCTTCCTTCTCAGTATATATGCGAAAATGATGGAAAAGTTAAGCAAAGTATCTTTATGGCGTCTGGCAGTTCGCAGTGAGCTGTACTGTAGGTGCTTTTGCTTAAGCGACAACCAGTTTGCAGATTGGTCACCTCTTCCTCCTGTCCCTG ATGACATTGAGGCTGATGTTTATGTTCCTGAAGCCGATATCCTGTCAGTCTTAGATGTGCCTCCTGGGAAAATGGGACGAGTTATTGGCAGAAAGGGGTCAACGATAATGGCTGTGAAAGAATGTTGCAA GGTTGAAATACATATTGGTGGTGCTAAGGGGCCTCCAGACAGG GTGTTCATCATTGGACCAGAGAAGGAGGTCAGGAAAGCTGAGGCCATCTTTCGAGGCCGAATGCTGGAGTTCTAG
- the LOC100273227 gene encoding uncharacterized protein isoform X1, which produces MASHHSEPLDPADADDPSDNNPELPCPSYHIVTKPGQLPVEFLEPSAAQKLVIGFDCEGVDLCRNGALCIMQLAFPDAVYLVDAIEGGKELIQACKPALESDHITKVIHDCKRDSEALYFQFGIKLHNVMDTQIAYSLIEEQEQEGKKMTSDDYNYISFVSLLADKRYCGILYPEKEEVRTLLRQDPNFWTIRPLSDMMVRAATDDVRFLLSIYAKMMEKLSKVSLWRLAVRSELYCRCFCLSDNQFADWSPLPPVPDEIDTFRALDLHVCSHLDPVDAIWMKGEYMDGHLEWVTTMTSGGASGGSRIGSKQGL; this is translated from the exons ATGGCCTCCCACCATTCCGAGCCCCTCGACCCCGCCGACGCTGACGACCCCTCAG ATAACAACCCAGAATTACCATGCCCCTCCTATCATATCGTTACCAAACCTGGTCAACTCCCAGTCGAGTTTCTTGAACCCTCAGCTGCCCAGAAGTTGGTAATTGGATTTGACTGTGAAGGTGTTGATCTCTGCCGCAATGGTGCTCTCTGTATTATGCAG CTTGCATTCCCTGATGCTGTTTACCTAGTTGATGCTATTGAGGGTGGAAAAGAACTTATTCAAGCTTGTAAGCCCGCACTTGAGTCTGATCATATCACCAAAGTTATTCATGATTGTAAAAGGGACAGTGAG GCTTTGTATTTTCAGTTTGGCATAAAACTGCATAATGTGATGGATACACAG ATTGCTTATTCTCTGATAGAAGAGCAGGAGCAGGAAGGAAAAAAGATGACATCTGATGATTACAATTACATATCTTTTGTCAGCCTTCTTGCTGATAAACGATACTGTG GCATACTATATCCTGAAAAGGAAGAAGTCCGTACCCTTCTAAGGCAG GACCCTAACTTTTGGACAATTAGGCCCTTGTCTGATATGATGGTTCGAGCTGCCACAGATGATGTCCGCTTCCTTCTCAGTATATATGCGAAAATGATGGAAAAGTTAAGCAAAGTATCTTTATGGCGTCTGGCAGTTCGCAGTGAGCTGTACTGTAGGTGCTTTTGCTTAAGCGACAACCAGTTTGCAGATTGGTCACCTCTTCCTCCTGTCCCTG ATGAGATAGACACCTTCCGCGCACTGGATCTGCACGTGTGCAGCCACCTGGATCCTGTTGACGCCATCTGGATGAAAGGGGAGTACATGGATGGCCACCTAGAATGGGTCACAACAATGACCAGCGGAGGCGCCAGTGGCGGATCCAGGATTGGATCAAAGCAGGGGCTATAA